Part of the Nicotiana tomentosiformis unplaced genomic scaffold, ASM39032v3 Un00001, whole genome shotgun sequence genome, aatgattgcccatgttccaacctttcatccttgaaaactaagcggcatgaaccaccatcatcaacacaatattgccttgaaagttctacaacagctctggcagctaggcttgcatgttctgcaaactcagtcgctacttgagcagtagatgtagcatccttaaatttcatgttgcaattctgcctgccaatagaaatattaccattaccatctccaggaaatgattgcccatgttccaacctttcatcttagaaaacaaagtggcatgaaccaccatcatcaacacaatattgccttgaaaattctacaacatctctggcagctaggcttgcatgttctgcaaactcaaccgctgcttgagcaatagaggtagcatccttaaatttcatattccaattatagctgccaatagaaatattaccaataccatctccaggaaatgattgcccatgttccagcctttcatccttgaaaaccaagtggcatgaaccaccattatcaacacaatattgccttgaaagttctacaacagctctggcagctaggcttgcatgttctgcaaactcaaccgctgcttgagcagcagaggtagcatccttaaatttcatattccaattatgcctgccaatagaaaaattaccattaccatctccaggaaatgattgcccatgttccaacctttcatccttgaaaactaagtggcatgaaccaccatcatccacacaatattgccttgaaaattctacaacatctctggcagctaggcttgcatgttctgcaaactcaaccgctgcttgagcaacagaggtagcatccttaaatttcatattccaattatgcctaccaatagaaatattaccattaccatctccaggaaatgattgcccatgttccagcctctcatccttgaaaaccaagtggcatgaaccaccatcatcaacacaatattgccttgaaaatcctccaacagctctggcagctaggcttgcatgttctgcaaactcaaccgctgcttgagcagcagaggtagtatcattaaatttcatattccaattatgcctgccaatagaaaaattaccattaccatctccaggaaatgatttcccatgttccaacctttcatccttgaaaactaagtggcatgaaccaccatcatcaacacaatattgccttgaaagttctacaacatctctggcagctaggcttgcatgttctgcaaactcagtcgctacttgagcagcagaggtagcatccttaaatttcatgttccaattctgcctgccaatagaaatagtaccattaccatctccaggaaatgattgcccatgttccaacctttcatccttgaaaactaagtggcatgaaccaccatcatccacacaatattgccttgaaaattctacaacatctctggcagctaggcttgcatgttctgcaaactcaaccgcttcttgagcaatagaggtagcatccttaaatttcatattccaattatgcctgccaatagaaatattaccattaccatctccaagaaatgattgcccatgttccagcctttcatccttgaaaaccaagtggcatgaaccaccattatcaacacaatattgccttgaaagttctacaacagctctggcagctaggcttgcatattctgcaaactcaaccgctgcttgagcaacagaggtagcatccttaaatttcatattccaattatgcctaccaatagaaatattaccattaccatctccaggaaatgattgcccatgttccagcctttcatccttgaaaaccaagtggcatgaaccaccatcatcaacacaatattgccttgaaatttctacaatagctctggcagctaggcttgcatgttctgcaaactcagtcgctgcttgagcaacagagatagcatgcctaaatttcatgttccaatactgcctgccaatagaaatattaccattaccatctccaggaaatgattgcccatgttccagcctttcatccttgaaaaccaagtggcatgaaccaccatcatcaacacaatattgccttgaaatttctacaatagctctggcagctaggcttgcatgttctgcaaactcagtcgctgcttgagcaacagagatagcatgcctaaatttcatgttccaatactgcctgccaatagaaaaattaccattaccatctcaaggaaattattgcccatgttccaacctttcatccttgaaaaccaagtggcatgaaccaccatcatcaacacaatattgccttgaaagttctacaacagctctggcagctaggcttgcatgttctgcaaactcaaccgctgcttgagcagcagaggtagcatccttaaatttcatgttccaattctgcctgccaatagaaatattaccattaccatctccaggaaatgattgcccatgttccaacatttcatccttgaaaaccaagtggcatgtaccaccatcatcaacacaatattgccttgaaaattctacaatatctctggcagctaggcttgcatgttctgcaaactcaaccgctgcttgagcaacagaggtagcatccttaaatttcatattccaattatgcctgccaatagaaatattaccattaccatctccaggaattgattacccgtgttccagcctttcatccttgaaaaccaagtggcatgaaccaccattatcaacacaatattgccttgaaagttctacaacagctctggcagctaggcttgcatgttctgcaaactcaaccgctgcttgagcagcagaggtagcatccttaaatttcatattccaattatgcctgccaatagaaaaattaccattacgatctccaggaaatgattgcccatgttccaacctttcatccttgaaaactaagcggcatgaaccaccatcatcaacacaatattgccttgaaagttttacaatagctctggcagctaggcttacatgttctgcaaactcagtagctacttgagcagcagaggtagcatccttaaatttcatgttccaattctgcctgccaatagaaatattaccattaccatctccaggaaatgattgcccatgttccaacctttcacccttgaaaaccaagtggcatgaaccaccatcatccacacaatattgccttgaaaattctaccacatctctggcagcttggcttgcgtgttctgcaaactcaaccgctgcttgagcaacagaggtagcatccttaaatttcatattccaattatgcctgccaatagaaatattaccatgaccatctccaggaaatgattgcccatgttccagcctttcatccttgaaaaccaagtggcatgaaccaccattatcaacacaatattgccttgaatgttctacaacagctctggcagctaggcttgcatgttctgcaaactcagtcgctacttgagcagcagatgtagcatccttaaatttcttgttgcaattctgcctgccaatagaaatattaccattaccatctccaggaaatgattgcccatcttccaaccttaaatccttgaaaacgaagtggcatgaaccaccatcatcaacacaatagaaGGGACActcaaaatggtatcagagctatagattaaaaatgaacaaagaagaatttgcaatagatgaaaaaacctATGAAAACCAAGacagattaaaaataaaaataatattttcaaacttaggtagaagatataaaaaaataggagaTCAATTATACttaatgatagaaaaagaaacaaCAAGACTAGAAGATAGCTTAACAGCTATGACCAGAATAAGtagagaaaatgaagaaattgataagaaaaaagaaatcgaaatcattaaaaaacaagcaagcaaagaaatacaacaattggaagaaactaaaaacataaaaattatagcattagaaaaagaattaaatatgttaaaagcaatatatgaaaataagcaaagagagaaaaataaagaaatagaattaacagatgaaataaataaatttaaacaaatattacaaccagaagaaattcctagaattgaagaaatagataaaATAGATACAGATGACAATATAGATGACCAAAAATCAGaatcaagtgaaataagtgaaacatatacagaacttctagaaaatatagaaaaaataaaaaatatagaaataaacACAGGAGATGTAATATGGATGAAAAGCCTAGTACATCAAGTGTAAAAAATCCGAAAGGATTAAacccaaattattatacagctAACTATGAACAATCTGATAGATATGATACACTATGGAATAGTAGATTAAAtaaaaaatggacaccaaaaccaatatctgaacaatataactttttagatttagattgcgtagcagatataaataaaacaatccaactatggataggatatTTATCTAAACAATTagtagataataaaataggaatggcggaaacaccaggatatatagaaagaacactTATAGGAACCGTAAAATTATGGTTACACAATCTAACAAGAGAAAGTATAGATACCTTAAGaagcaataaaaaatttaatggtgaaatagcaataacaaatatagaaatattatataaatatgaaatagctataagaaatgaatttagtagtatgactacagaaattgaagaacaaaataaagaaaaacaaacaaatagaaatctaataaaaaaattagcaatatgtaatGTGTGCTATATAGATgaatatacttgtgcatttagagaatattattataaaggaacatataatacagaagaaagtaaagaaataagaaaactatatttcacaaaattaccagaaccttttaactccaaaataataaaagaatggaatgaagcaggactaacagatactttaggagctagaataaaattcctacaacaatggtttgtacaattatgtaaaaaatataaagaagaaacaaaaatggaaaaaatattaataaaaaacttaagatgttgtaaaaataaaacagcaccacaatttggatgtacagataaatattataataaaaaatggaaaacaaagaaatataatagatataagtcaaaatataaaaataaaaaaccaagaaaaagatattatgtaaaaactatcagaataaaagaccatttagaccaaaaaagaaactaacagaatgtacttgttataactgtggaaaattaggacatatagctaaagactgtaaagcacctagaaacccaaagaaaaaacaaataactgaaatcataattgataatgaagaatatatgcaAATAGAATATATAGACTatgaactagatagtgaagatagtatATATGAAATATCAGCTACAGAAGATGAAATAGAAATAGACAATGAAATAACCAAAGAAGATAataatgactgaaaaagaaatagaagtaataagacgagaagaatataaagatgaagaatcatcagaacaaaaaattatatttgataataatatatttgaacaaaaaaaaggaaaagagttAGACATCAGtgttgaaaaaatatttgaagtacctataataaaaaattggttcaaaagacaaagagaagaatactacgtagttagccaaaaagaacatataattgactgtaaatatacaaaaggaaaaaGCCAAATtaccaataataaacaaaagaataataaataaagaaatacaagatataaaggcaaaaaacccaattaaatatgtacacctaggaggaactggaatattaataaaagcatgttttagagaaggaatagatatccctatagaaatatatttagcagatgataggataatccaacctatagaaaaaagcataataagtgcaataaaaggaaatcttatataccaaaagtttaaattcataataagtgccaattattcaatagcaataaacgataggaatatagataaatcattagtattatactggaaaatgtcaggaatagaattaacacctAGAAGAAagatatttacagctagatgtaaaaacttatacgttctaacaacaaaacataaaatagcagcaagaaataaaattaataaaattaaaatagaaaatccatttgaaagaatagttacagttattgacaataatgaatatagttataaagaaattgacatagaagaagacttagaaatagtaaaagaaagattaagtacatcaagtataccaaaccaattaacttatgaaacaccaacatcatcaaggATAAGTACATCAAGAAGGGAAAATATAGTCCCAAAAAACTTAAtaagaaacacaaaagaaaaaataaatccataccattactatataactggaatcatggaacaaagaaaatatcaaatattaataaatacaggtcaagaagaaaactatatcacaagagaattagtaacagaaactgaaataataactactgaacaaCTATGCCCAGAATTAcctaaagaattaataataaatgaagaaataacagaaaaataaataattattggaggaatacctttgataatacaatttaaaatatatcaagaaaatGAAAACGAGAACATTACACTgggaataaaatggttagaaaaagtaaaaccaTATAATCTAGGATATAAACAATTAACCATaacatacaaagataagaaaataataataaaaagaacagaagaatgaaaatatatatactcgcaaaaatcatagtagaaggatattataatagatactatacaccaatgatagatacaggagcagaagctaatatatgtaaatataattgtttaccaacagataaatgggaaaaattaaaaacacctatggtagtaacaggatttaataatgaaggtagtatgattaactacagagccaagaatataaaaatacaaatatgggataaaatattaactatagaagaaatatataactttgaattcactacaaaagatatattactaggaatgccatttttagaTAAACTATACCCACATATAATTACAAGGACACACTGGTGGTTTACCATACCATGTAAAAACaaagtaggagcaaaaagagtaaataataaacaaagaaaaaatacagaatggataaaaggaagtgaaaaaatcacacaaaaattagaaaatataagtaaaaatacaaatactcaattagaaattattatatttacaatagacaaagtaaaaataatccagaatgaattagaaaaattatataatgataaccctctaaaaggatggaataagcataaaacaaaaataaaaatagaattaatagaagaaaacagtataataacacaaaaacctttaaaatataactttgatgactTAGCAGAgtttaaaatgcatataaaagaattgttagataacaattacatacaagaaagcaatagtaaacatacaagtccagcatttatagtaaataaacataatgaacaaaaaagaggaaaaagtagaatggttatagattaccgaaatttaaatgcaaaaactaaaacatataattacccaatacctaataagatattaaaaataagacaaatccaaggatataattacttcagtaaatttgactgtaaatcaggattttaccatctaaaactagaagatgaatctaaaaactaacagcatttacagtaccacaaggattttatgaatggaatgttttaccatttggatataaaaatgcaccaggaagataccaacattttatggataattattttaaccaactagaaaattgcatagtatatatagatgatatattactatattcaagaacacaagatgaacatataaaattattagaaaaattcatacatattatagaaaactctggtataagcttaagcaaaaccaaagcagaaattatgaagaatcagatagaatttttaggaatacaaatagataaaaatggaataaaaatgcaaacacacatagtacaaaaaataatcaatcttgatgaaaacatagatacaaaaaagaaattacaatcatttttaggattagtaaaccaagtaagagaatatatacctaaattagcagaaaacctaaaacctttacagaaaaaactaaaaaaggatgtagaatatgggttcgatgaaaaagataaggaacaaataaagaagattaaaatattgtgtaagaaactaccaaaattatacttcccagatgaaaataagaaatttacttatattgtagaaacagattcgagtaatcatagttatggaggagttcttaaatataaatatgataaagaaaaaatagaacatcattgcagatattattcaggatcttatactgaaccacaagaaagatgggaaataaatagaaaagaattatttgcattatataaatgtttattagcatttgaaccatatatagtttacaacagatttattgtaagaacagataacacccaagttaaatggtggataaccagaaaagtacaagattcagttacaacaaaagaaatacgtAGACTGGTATTGAATATATTAAactttacatttacaattgaaataatcactactaacaagaatgttgttgcagattacttatcaagacaaagctacccaaaTTGAACCAGATAAAACAATGGAAAATCTACTCTTAGCTATGACTACACTTTGTAAAAAAgtggaaatcatagaagaagagATACAGATAACAAAGAAAACAGCTAGTGGTCAGCAGCATGACTTGaaaaatgcggagataagacgatcggaagtctctaaaattccagagctagaaggtgacgttgagaaacacctaaaaactcataacagtttgttaaatacagttgcaggaagcagcacagctagcagttcatctgcaaagaaaaaggaagaaatcaaacctagatatacaaatacaaatatgaataatttattttcaaaaccattcatacagaaaaatatccaaaatacccaaaaagaaatattcctaccaccacagATAAACACCTACAAAGAAAGTCTGAACCAAGCCAAAAAGACATATAACCATATAAGTCGTACATATATAGATaacatatacaaaatacaaaacttcctaaacaaaaatccaagctCCCAAACTACCCAAAATCCAGATGAAGATTATGTTACTCATTATCTAACAGGATATAATAAACTAATAGCACtaccaaatacaaatgcaaaactagtaGCTACTTGCTACAATTACGGATTACTAGATACAGTATATACACAGACAGGACAAGAAATAGCTACCATACCAAAAGTATACAGAGCATTTATGCAGTACAAAAGAATAACCAAAGGAACATTATTCTATATACGATTCTATTCAGCTACAACAGAGATACTATATGAAGAAATAAAACCcatcatacaagttatcaagatcggacttacaagGGAGATGCTAGTAccagaaaaaatagaagaacaagaagagatagaaaaaataaatattccagacttttatgcaaataaaaggattatcggaatatccactatactaaatgaactagcaaacaactacctaaaccagaatgctatttggagttattattcaagagaacagacaatgatatattcaaactgcagagaaatacgagaaccagatatggaagaattaagacaatgggtCTTAAGTCTTTTGAAGCCAGAACAATCTACAACtacaagagctataaggacaaattttatttctccagaattattaacaagatattgcaagttaatcagtcacaaatatccagaccacatatgctcaaagtgcaaaggagaagataatattgttccagacgtacaactAGAATAAACAAGAAGAACATTACTAAAGAAGAAGATGACAAGCTAGACAAAGAAATATGGCAgacaaaataatatgaaagagatattagattcctttcttttctttatgttattttgttttttgtaaaaagtcgtaaagtaaatagtaagagtcagttttcatgaacagtaaaggtcgttcatgaatagtaagagtcaagagtcagattcatgaacagtaaaggtcgttcatgaatagtaaaagtcattttgtaatattataaataagtCTTTCGATTATGAAATAAAACAGGCTACATCTTCAGGCCAAgggcttctctctcttctctcctctCTTCTCTTCTCACAAGAATACTTACAGATAAAAATACTTAAAGATAAAATACAGGAAAGCTATGGAAGATAAGCAAGCTATGAACcagcaagaaaatatgaaagatcaacAAGAAGACACAAAGAATCTACAAAAACAGGTATGTAACACTATgaacatgagtagctaaactagtatattcctgataatctcttacatgtagattataattatccatcatataatagtactgttataaaaatcatcttaagtaagtttgccatgaaaatatgctaagagtaagtaagcccagactatgcatcctaaagttgaaaccggtaggcaggaggccgtttaggggagtaaacaagagttgaagcgctgttagggtaactgattgaagcagaaaatcatggtagtgaccaaaaagatgattaaaataacttattataatatgatgaataaggataataaacatagagattaaaaggaatatgttttagcaaatcatatgataagATGAACACTTATCTAATAGATGACGATATTACCTATAAAACACTTATACTTTATATACTAAAAGACattaataatgatgtaagaagaataatctatgaaaaaatactagcctttgaaataacagaaataatggacCAAAATTGGACAGAACTAATCATACCAGAAACAGATTTATATGAACTAGACCTATATTTTGATAGCATATAATGAATCATACATATCTACAATACTGGCAACAAActacagaaaatataaatttactaaaaaatctaatagaaaataatatagaagactatcaaagaacccaagatatagaatatatagaatatgTATTAGAATGCATATCAGAAATAATCagactaattccactacaaaGAGAATTTTATGAAAAAACTTTTAGATCAGATTAAATAACAAATGAAACCAAATAACAATAGAAGGGACActcaaaatggtatcagagctatagattaaaaatgaacaaagaagaatttgcaatagatgaaaaaatcTATGAAAACCAAGacggattaaaaataaaaataatattttcaaacttaggtagaagatataaaaaaataggagaccaattatacttaatgatagaaaaagaaacagcaagactagaagatagcttaacagctatgaccagaataagtagagaaaatgaagaaattgataagaaaaaagaaatcgaaatcattaaaaacaagcaagcaaagaaatacaacaattggaagaaactaaaaacataaaaattatagcattagaaaaagaattaaatatgttaaaagcaatatatgaaaataagcaaagagagaaaaataaagaaatagaattaacagatgaaataaataaatttaaacaaatattacaaccagaagaaattcctagaattgaagaaatagataaaATAGATACAGATGACAATATAGATGACCAAAAATCAGaatcaagtgaaataagtgaaacatatacagaacttctagaaaatatagaaaaaataaaaaatatagaaataaacACAGGAGATGTAAATATGGATGAAAAGCCTAGTACATCAAGTGTAAAAAATCCGAAAGGATTAAacccaaattattatacagctAACTATGAACAATCTGATAGATATGATACACTATGGAATAGTAGATTAAAtaaaaaatggacaccaaaaccaatatctgaacaatataactttttagatttagattgcgtagcagatataaataaaacaatccaactatggataggatatTTATCTAAACAATTagtagataataaaataggaatggcgaaaacaccaggatatatagaaagaacactTATAGGAACCGTAAAATTATGGTTACACAATCTAACAAGAGAAAGTATAGATACCTTAAGaagcaataaaaaatttaatggtgaaatagcaacaacaaatatagaaatattatataaatatgaaatagccataagaaatgaatttagtagtatgactatagaaattgaagaacaaaataaagaaaaacaaacattaatccttgaaacctaagtggcatgaaccacaatcatcaacacaatatagtcttgaaagttcaacaacaactctggccgctaggcttgcatgttctgcaaacttagtcgctgcttgagcagcagaggtagcatccttaaattttatgttccaattttgcctgccaacaaaaaaattaccattaccatctccagaaaatgattgcccatgctccaacgttttgttacaccccatgttttcatacgtaaaaatacgccataagtgaattgatgaaagaccgggaatgagatattacatcccgcattttcatacgttaaagtttggTCGTAAGTTAATCTACATAAGTTcgagaatgggattattttgagattataagcattatgctattttaaacacaTGATGAGTAAGTtcgtgaaggataaagggtaagcaaatcaaaggaaataaatttcgttgaagtttgacattttgagataaaatacggtccgagctataatacccagtatttatggactagtgccatacaaggtactaca contains:
- the LOC138903778 gene encoding uncharacterized protein: MLLQITYQDKATQIEPDKTMENLLLAMTTLCKKVEIIEEEIQITKKTASGQQHDLKNAEIRRSEVSKIPELEGDVEKHLKTHNSLLNTVAGSSTASSSSAKKKEEIKPRYTNTNMNNLFSKPFIQKNIQNTQKEIFLPPQINTYKESLNQAKKTYNHISRTYIDNIYKIQNFLNKNPSSQTTQNPDEDYVTHYLTGYNKLIALPNTNAKLVATCYNYGLLDTVYTQTGQEIATIPKVYRAFMQYKRITKGTLFYIRFYSATTEILYEEIKPIIQVIKIGLTREMLVPEKIEEQEEIEKINIPDFYANKRIIGISTILNELANNYLNQNAIWSYYSREQTMIYSNCREIREPDMEELRQWVLSLLKPEQSTTTRAIRTNFISPELLTRYCKLISHKYPDHICSKCKGEDNIVPDVQLE